Sequence from the Castanea sativa cultivar Marrone di Chiusa Pesio chromosome 12, ASM4071231v1 genome:
TCGAAAGTTAAGTCAAATGGTGTTTCAATTTCTCTAACGACAGAAATTGTAGGGTAGTAATTTTTTCTATACCACTTTATAGAGGGATACTTCcttctaattcttcttctttttttaacatgAATTATGCCCCAAAATCGAGcttttttaaatcaattaataGGAGATTTTGCAGCGTATTGAGCCTTGGTCAATCTATAAGGGATAAGTTCTATTGCATTGAATGCAACTAAGGGTAAGTGGTGTGAAATAAATGGTAAAGTGAGGGCAACTTGTCAAAGTGCACTTTCTTTTAGATACCCTATTCGATTAAATCGAGAGGCCAATAGGAATCCATTTTCAAGAATTCTTCTGATAACTTGTCACTATAGTCAGGTCAGGCAAATATTCAAACAATAAGAGAAAATTCATGATTTGAAGAGCTCACTTATTCACCGGTTattcaaatgaaattaatgGGACTGATGCAAGGCCCACTAGGCCCATACTCGTAGCATGTTCAACTTAAGTCCTTCCATTTTGTTAGCTCAATTATTTTAGAGTAAAAGGAACTTTAGAAAGTAGTGAGTGTAAGAACTTTTGTTTTTAGAGGATCAAATTGTTCAAGaaatcttaatttttcattgaCTATTTATTATGATAAAAACTATTTTCCCCCCTTATGAAATTTAGACAGTTTGGTGAGGTGCAATGCACAAATTTTTACAACTTGTTAAGATGTCAAGCTATAATCTgtataatattacttttatgcaaattataaatttataatatattcactcaataatatatatatatatatatatatatatatgtgtgtgtgtgtgtgtgtgtgtgtgtgtgtgtggagttGCTAGTTTAAAAATCATTCCAGTTGTCATTGCAAGGCCAATGATAATTTCATTGGTTTCACCATTCAACCCGTAACCAATCCTATTAAGTTCCTTTTTCACAAAAATCAATATTTAGCTAAATGTCTCCATCCATGGCTCATACCTTAAATTTGCTTCAGCCAAGAGCAAAAAATAGTCAATGTCAAGATTTCACAATTTAATGCATCCAACTCAGCGAAgcctattcttcttcttcaggcaaaaaatttcttttgggtttcaaaaatatataataaaaaaaaaattattgggaaATGAAGTTCAGGTTTCACCAGGAGAGGCCACCTAACACAACAAGTGGCTCATTGCTTCTCCCGAAATCAATGGCCATGCAGGGGGAAGCCATTCAAACCATCCAGGCTTGGGCCACCTGGTGGGTCAATTAACCGACCTAATAAATGACTCACCTTTTCCTGCGTAAGGTAGCTCGGTTGGAACTTATTTCACCACAAATTTGCAGCAATGTATCATTAGCCTTTCAGTCATTTTACAGGGGACAATGGATGGCTCGGTTGGAACTTATTCTACCATAACTTTGCAGCTAAGTATGATTGGCCTTTCAGCCATCAGTCATCACCCATTGTCTCCATTAATGAGCCTTGACTATTGATTCCAGCGCTTGCATGCATCAGTCAAAACTAGACGGGACTAAAGTAAGAGGTTGATAGCCTAAGCATCATGCAAAAGAAACAACTTCATTAATAAAGACAGTTACACAAAGGATGATCCTATTTCCAAAATGAGACCAAGTAGTTGTCAAAGAAACTACACCAAGATGAGCATAAGCAACTGATGCATGCTATGcatcttttttgataattcaattgttacaagtggggggggggggggggtgaatgGGGGATTCGGACCCTGATTCTCCTTAGAAAGGGGACCAAGCAATGTGACTAAGCAACAAGGCTTTGGACAATACATGCTACATACCTCCTCTGTTTGTACCCTAATTTCACCTATAATATTACAAGCATAATCaactaaattacaaaaaattgtcaGAAATCGCAAAACAGCACATTATAGCTCATTCTATCCCACTGAAAAGTACATCCATTGGACTTAAACTACAGTAAATGACTCCAAGAACTCAACAGAAACCTTGTTGGAACAAGAATTCTACACTTACACAGAACGCATCAATAGATATTCCAAAGGACCAAACAAAGAGAGACCATGTCAATAGATAAGCTTCAATTATCAGCATAACTGGAGAAACCCCTTCTAAACCAACTTAAATTCAGCTATGAAGTAATAATCAGGTCTGAGCCCTAGCAGTCCATGCAATTAAATCAAAGGTACTTCAGATAATTATAAGCAGGCTATCAGGATGTGAGCTTTAGAAACTAATGCTCATTTAGCAATCATGTTGAACTGGAATCTGGAGAGTTGCTGAGGAATGGTTGATATAACTGGTCCATATCTCTGCAACCAGGTAAGTGACATTCGTTACAAGATTGAAACAAGAAAACAGGATATAAGACAGCAGTTTCAAGctagatttatttatatatttatttttttaaaataaaagataaaattcaaaaaGGGAGGGTGAAAAGGTTGTGTCTGCCATTTTGAAGACCAAAAGATTAGAAGTGGGGAACATACGAATGGAAAGGGTTAATTCATGGCCACCAAAATAAGCCACTAAAGTGAACATATTTTGATAGTGgaccaatctctctctctctctctagagagagagagagagtgagagagagagagagatgacagTTATCTTATCCCCTTATCCCTAATGGACCCACAACTCTTCTATGACGATTATCATTTCTACCCAAAAGACAGAGTCTTgtctagagagagaaagagagagagagagagagagacagttATCTTATCCCCTTATCCCTAATGGCCCCACAACTCTTCTATGACTATTATCATTTCTACCCAGAAGACAGTGTCTTGTCTTCAAAGATTCAAATTGTGGCAAACCTGGCATTTTGAACATAAGTAGTTAATATTGAACACTACTCAAGTGTCAAATTAATTTTACCTATCAgaatacttatcaaaaaaaaaaagttgcatatCAGAAGAATGCCAAATGTACCGTACCTGAACGTTATCATAGAGTTCAAACAATGGAACAGCaagaagtttcaaattttttgggaCTGCAAAGTACTCCCTCTCGGACAAGTGAACAATAAAAAGCTTCTTACACTCCTGCATAATCCATATCGCAGAGGAAAGTAAAAGTTAAATGTAGCCCCAGAAACTTGCCCCATTGGGAAGGGAGGATCATCACGTATAACCAATGAAGCCAGAAACAAGAATAGATTCTATAATTTGGTTATGTTACCTTGGGTTTTGTTATGTGGGGAGGGCAATAAGGATACATTATGGTTTCAAAGTTTGGCCTCCACCAAACAGCCACACATTCACCTATCTGCAAAAAGATAGCAAGGAGTGACAAAAAGCATTAGCAATTATAAAAGTTGCAGTGCACTTGCAGGCTCACATAAAGGAGAGAGGGTACATGGTCTTAACTCTTAAACCATTGTACCCAAGGAGGAGGTGTCTCATGTGCCCAGCGCATGAGACATCTCTCTCACTGACAGGGCTTATGCGCCGGGCACATAAAAGATTTTTCTGTACCCAAGATCCACATTCCCAAGTAAAACTGGCTTCCTAATAGAATGGAAGCAAGGCAGCTATTCAAAACCAGGAAACAGAGAATTATAAAATGAAAGCCCAATAAGAAGCACCAGGCAAAGGCTAGCCATCAGTCTCAGAAATTAGGCAATTCTATATCTataaccattttatttttgcacCACTCAACTTTCAGTCAATATCCATATGTTTACCATTGCCATATTAGTTTCAAGAATCTTCTTTAGCCTATAATCAGACACagaatacaaaagaaaataataccTGCCAGTCTGGCACAAGAGCTGGTACAGTAGCACCAAGCTTGCTGGTCAGCTTTCTTTTCAAGCCCTCAATTTCTGCCACAAAGTAAacagaaaagtgaaaaaagttCATTCATAATGAGAAAATCATGAAGGAAATTGGGGGTGGgggagaagagaaaaacacagacccTGTGAAGTGATGAGTATAACAAAAGAGATATCATACCATTCTCTCCTGGCTTCAAACGCCCACCAGGAAGTTTGCAGAAAGTGTTTCCAATTTGCAGAAGAAGTATGTGAGGATGGTTATGTTCCTGTACCTGCAAGATCAAGCCATAGGTTGAGCCAGAGAGTTAGGAAGTGTTGCACTTGCACATGTAAAACAAAGAAGTCTATGTCCAATTTTTATCCACCCAAGCAATACCAATaccatgaagaagaaaaaacttggAAGGAAAAGGTCTCATGTCCTGTGGGGTATGAATAACTGTCTTCAAAATGACAGCCTAATTGTATGATTAAATGCTTGTGATTTCTTTTTAGTGACTATAAAACTGTCAAATCACAATTTTTGTGACAAACAATTTTGCATGCAAGAAAATTTCCTTCAGAGAAAAGATTCCTGTGGACAAAATCTGAATTCCTCTTTTAATGATGCGAAAGCAGTATGCCAGGAGTTCATATAATACTAAAACAATGGTTCTAAAGAAAACCACACAAGTTTACTGATGAAAAAGTGGCTTATGCTGAATTCCTACAAATTTCAGGCAACATTTCCAGGACTTGGTCAAGATGACAAAAGGCACCATTTTATAACTTAAAGCTTCTACTTGCGAATGTCAGGCTTGGGCAAGATGGTTCAACTCAACCCAAATCTCTCAAtaaacttaataataataaaagattgGATCAAATTTGACATAGTCATGGAAGTCAAGTAAAAGTGAAGCTTTAAAACGCTGGTGCTTCTGCTTAATACTCAAGATTGCTACAGGATGGTGAACAAAGCTAAAGAGAACAGGACCAGTCCTCTCTCTTATAAccacatttttataaataaataaaaaaaagtaaaaaacctgTATTCATATGACACTCATTTCCTCAAACTGAGAAGGTAGAAGGCTTTAAGTTAGTACATTGATTTTAAGGAGACCTCTCTTATAACCAGAAAATGGTGATGTGATTCACCACTCTGCTAGCAACTTGAGCAAGCACGCTTGCTACCatgcatctttctttttcataatattGCAAAAAGTGGACCAGTGTCATAAATTTGTACATGAATGTGATTATACAGTAAATATAGCATGATACATCCAACAATTATTTTTGCATTACAAATGAAGAGGCTTAGCTGAAGTGTCCATTTTTGGTGAGTGGGCCTGCAAAGATCAAGGTTTTCTTATTGGCACCCATTGATCTTGAACCCAATTAATGGAAGAAGTGTGATTTCAGCTAGAGCTCATCTGttgcaaatttcaaaatttgtagcCTTCATTCATCACAAAAATGTGCCAAGCCAATTGCACTCCTTAGCATCTACTACTTACACATAACTTGCCTAACTAACATAAGGTTTGATCAGTCACCCCTCACCAAGATATATAAACGAAGAGGATAAGTGTTTCTCATAAAAGCACTCTCATAGAGGAAGGTGAAAGGACGAAAAGCACCAAAATTGGCACTTGGGATTTGTAGGTTATCAGATAGTCTTATTTGTTTCAAATAATTCTTTAACTCTACAAAATggatcaaaaaaattaaacagtTTCCACAAAGATGAACCAATGAGTAACCAACTATTTGTGTTCTTCTGTATCCAGAACAAGGTCAAAATGCTAGAGAGAAAGCAAAGATTGATTTGATTAAGCATTTAAGCTTATAAAATTTGTTGAGAGTTAAGAAAGAACTTCTATTCAGCGCTAGTCACCACATATTGGGTCCTTTAAAGAAAGCACAGCTTGACTTGAATAAGCTTATAAAACTATTGGGTCCTTCAACATCCCACTAACATTGGAAATTTGTTAAAATCTCAATACAAGCATCAAACCCATGAGATTTTTACATTAATGTATGTCACGGGCATAGTCAAGCcaactctagctcaaatggcattTCTTCCTCCCAAAAGAATGGGCAGAGGGTAATGTCATGGGTTCAAAACTCATTGGGTGAAAGAGTAATTTTTACACCCCACcccccaaataataataataataataatttcatggACAgtctaatactttttttttataggcaataggaatttaattgaaaaagatGAACATCATGTTCACGATGATGAACAGTCTGATCAAGAAACAAATGCATATAACTCAAGAACTAAAGCTAACAGATTGTAGAAAATCAGAAATGGAAATACATTGCATAAAACTCCAAATACAAAGCCACTGAAACAAAGTTCCAAAAAGAAGAGACTTTGAGAGAAAACATAATCTAACACGTATAAAGTCTAAATGATAATTAAAGTATTAAAGAGATGTTCTTTTGTCACAAATGTGTGACCTTTGGTGTGTGTTTGCAACAGCTTACATGCATGGGTATTTATCATAATTACTATTAATGAATAACGAAGCAAGTTTTGATGAAAAGATAAGTAAATTGCAGAATCTTTGAGGTGAATAACAATCTAGGAACTACACAGTCGCCATCAGTTTCATCTAAGACAAGTATCACAACTCaaatgaaagagagaagagaCAACAAACCAATCGAGAATAAACCCATGAAAGACAAGTAAACACGTTTAGTATACATCTTAATATTTCACCCACCATTTAGGCCCTGCCCTCTTTTACACGTTAACTTTTTACTCCAAAATTAAAGTTCCGGGGCAGAAATGAAAATCGCAATAAGCCGGTATCCCTCAAAGGCAGGTATCTCAAAAACAACAATGAACTCAAACCCAAATGCAAAAAGGTAATCCAAATGCAAATGCAAGCATCATAAAGGTTCGATTTTCAAGTACAGCATCAAAGGTCTACAAAAAGGTAATCCAAACACAAGCATCACAAAGGTTCAatttttacaatgaaataaTGTGTCAGATTAATCGAATGTACATACCAGCAAAATCCCTTCGACACTCGTCCTCATGCCCTCCTTCATATAGCTGAAACCAATAACCATAACCAGGACTCACATAAAAATACtactattataataataataataattcaaatcCAAAACTTACATACTAGGTtctcttcaaaaacaaaaatcaaaaacacatttttgtttctttgtctCCAATTGCAGTCAATTGAAGTCAAAATTCTTTGCTAACACGacgaaaattttgaaactttacaaaGAAAATTCTGGAAATAAATGAGTTAGGGTTTCAATTCTTGAACTCCATGagtgaactaaaaaaaaaaaaggctttggACTTAAATGAAATCACTGAAAGAGTAAATAAACTAGTAGAagtactttaattttttattatttttttataggtaacCAAACAGCAAGGGGGGGTTTTGAGGGTTTATCTAGGGTTTAGAGAAATTACTTGACTTTCATGCGAGCGAGGCGATCAGCGACGGAGGTGTCTTTTTCCATCTTGGGCTCTTTGGTGCCGAAGGTGTAGCTTGACAGTGGGTACGTGTTCACCACCGATGAAGTCACCATCTCTGTCCCtgtctctgactctctctctgtttctcttctacactctctgtgtgtgtgtgtgtctctctctctctctctaaatctaTGGAAATCGAGAGGAGGAGTTCAGCTGAACTGAGTCTACTATGCTAAACTCTACAGAGGAATTGGATTCTCTGTCAATCAAAGTTTCGGGAGACTCTCTAAACTCTAAATATTGCAGAATGGAGATCAACAAGAGACAACGAGCCAACGACCatacttcaaattaaaaattagggGTAAAGTAtaaagagtttaaaattataaaaataataataataataataacaaataaaaatactacCCTTCGGTTTAAGGTAATACTAAAATTTACTCTTTACTAGTAAAACTTTTCAGAAATATAGGGTGTTTGGTAACATcgttttaatattattatttgtattttttagaaaaatatgtgggtaaaaaaatatataaaaatgtgtgtaatgttatttaaaaattaaaaacatgtatttaaacacatgtacccaAAAGCTCCATAATTTACTCCTTAAGCACAAACACaaattattgctaaaaatttccCTACTCCTCAATTATTTTAGTTATCTATTATTGATTATCCAAACATTCCACTGCGTATATAATATTCATAACacctatcaatatatatatatatatatatactagcctctgaaCACGCGCTCATACACGTGCtcaaaggctcttctattttattttatttttaaaggttaataatttgcatatattaaaatttagaaatttttttatttttcaaacaaataaaaaggataaactttaaagataaatagtaactgtaatttcttttttgaatgtgaagaaaaaaatatcctaaattttagaaattctcttttttgaatttaaaataaaatttgttatttgacatttatgaccatatttctaaataaatttacccttcattaatgagggtatttttgaactataTAAAGTTCAGTTGAAAGAGCGGATTcctcttatatataattttcataatgTAATTACCATGAGACTTCTCAAGTCAAGAGAAGTTATTgaaactagcctctgagcacgcgcgtgaggctcttctattttttgggtaagggttaatttagagtatttattataatttgggagtactacattttccaatcacaaaaaaaaaacctaagggtgatgagtattatgcgttagcaagtgaaataatttttcatcacacccctaggtttttttttttattggaaaatgtagtactcccaaattataataaatgctctaaattaacccttactcaaaaaatagaagagtttcTAAGCACGCACATGAgcacgtgctcagaggctagttattatactctctctctctctctctctctctctctctctctctctctctctctctctcatcataCCATGTTTTACTCTCCCACCAACTGTGTCttactccaaattttttttttcaagggaCTGGACTTACTTTTAGtgtacttcttaaaaaaaaaaaagtgtgctCCAAATTAAAAGTGAGCtcattttactatttaatttatttttgctattatttatgatttCTATGGCACTTTTTGATGTTATTCATAAGtctcactgtattatttcaactaacttttacttttatttataatatttttagtaaaaagttttcaattttagcaaaataagcaggcCCCAAACAAATCTTATATAGgtattttgtgattgaaaaatgtagtaatcccaaattataatggatgcaaattattaacttttctccaaaataatagaaaaaccTCTGAGTACGCGTGTGAGCAATTTAATATGAAgcaatgtaattttattttggtgctattattttttttaaatgagagttatcaaaaaaaaaaatttaatcctaAAAGGCAGCTACTTAGTCCTAAAAGGTAGCTAGTTATTACATATCCATA
This genomic interval carries:
- the LOC142620916 gene encoding pre-mRNA cleavage factor Im 25 kDa subunit 2 → MVTSSVVNTYPLSSYTFGTKEPKMEKDTSVADRLARMKVNYMKEGMRTSVEGILLVQEHNHPHILLLQIGNTFCKLPGGRLKPGENEIEGLKRKLTSKLGATVPALVPDWQIGECVAVWWRPNFETIMYPYCPPHITKPKECKKLFIVHLSEREYFAVPKNLKLLAVPLFELYDNVQRYGPVISTIPQQLSRFQFNMIAK